AAAGCAACGCTCTGAACTTGGGCGTCCCATTTTTTACCAACGGAAGTCACTTGCTGGTTGTCACCATTCACAGAGTACACATCGCCGTTGCTAATCAGGAAATACCCTTGCTCGCCTGTTGGCAAAGTCGTCGCCGTTCTATCAACAGTGATTTGCAACTGACTTGGGCTATTCCAAGCGCCGCGTGGAAAGTTGTAAGTCACAAGCTGGTTAGAACCCGTCACGACGGCCACGTAACGTTTTTGATTGCGGTCATACTCTTCAAAGTCCTTGAGTGAACCCATTTGGCTCATGCCCAAAAGTTTGAAGTAAGAGTAATCGTCGTTGATGCTTGGATGAGAACCGTTGAGTTCATACAAATCCAAAGCGACTGCTTGCAGGCCATTGAAGATCGCTGCACCGAAAGAAGTGCGCTTCAAACGACCCACGAAGTCCGTACCTTCACGCTGAAGTTTATTAGTTCCGTCGAAAAGCACCGGCCCATGGCTGTCTTCGAGAGCCACAACCGCTTCACGCTTTTGAATTGGAGATTGGTTGAACACGAAGTTCGTGCGGCCCATCGCCATCAAACGTGCCATGGCTTTATAAACCGGATGGAAGTTCTGACCGGCAACGCTCACACGTGCATAGTATTCCATCTCAATCGCGTGCGAACCCGCTTGCGCATAGTTCTGGTCACAGCCGTCAAGATTAGCGCCCATGTACGGGCCTTGATTACAAGGATAGTGACGATAGCCTGCTGTGTGGCGTGCTTCATGAATCACGGTGCCTACGCGGCCCAAAGTCGACAACTTCGCCCAACCGTCTTGCATCGTGAAATAGCCCCAGCGGTTGTAAGCTGTTGCATAAGGCACGTCATTGCCACGGTTCATACCGCGCGTTTGTGATTTCATCCATGCGTAGTACTGATCCGCTGGAACGTAACCTTTGATAAGTAAGTTCGAAGCCCCCACTGCGAACTGACCTTGTTCAATGATTTGCAAATCGTTGAACAATTTTTTTGAATCCACGTTGCTATTGCAAAGCTCAACACCGCCAAAAGAATTAACGTCGACTTCAAAGTCGCTTGTATATTTCTGAGCTTGTTGTTGAGTGATGCAGGCAAAGTCTTTATCTGCGTAAGGCATGTCGGCTGCGGAAGCTTGAATTGTGGCAAATGCCAAAGCCCCCAAAAGCCCCATAGTTGCTAGTTTCATAGTAAATCCCCCCTCGCACTCAACTTTAGTCGGGTGTTCGATGAAGGCAATAAAAAGCGCCTTTTGCTTTCGCGTCATTGGCTGAAATTCACACGCTTTCGTCACAGACCGGGGTCAGATGTGCAGCGCACGCCCAGTAAGTGGCACAACGATGGCCGTCAGTAGCTGGGGTTCGGGGACAGAGTCCCCGATTATCAGGATGTAGAAAAAAGTGCGGAGCCATCCAAATCAAGGGAGCCAGAACAGAAACCTAGGAAGGTCTGAGGAAATACCTAAGGTTCTTGCGTCCCTGCGCCTGGGTCTTGAGCGGCACAGAGATCTTAATCTGAGCGCCATCCACACCATTGGTGAAATAGACACGGCCGCCGAGGGTTTGCACTCCATTCCACACAAGGAAGAGCCCCATGCCTGTGCCATCAAAGGCATCGAAACGATAGTTTGCAATAGATTTCAAAATTGCTTCCGGGAAGCCCCCGGCATTATCCGAGATCACGAAAGCATCGCTGTCGCAGAACACGCGAATCACCGGATGCGAGATCTTATTCCGGCGGAATGCGTGGATCGAGTTCATCATAATGTTGAACAAGATGGATTTCACCAAAGCCTTCTCGGTGACCATGCGAAGGTCACCGCGCGCTTGCAGCTCGATACTGCGCGACTGCAGGCTCAGCGTTTCTCCGACTTCAATGACAATATCACGAACCGAGAACTCTTCTTTCTTTTGATCCTGCAAAGCCACCACTTGGTTAAGTCCCGTCACCGCTCGATTGATGTTCATGAGTTGTTTTTCGAGACTGTCTACCAGGATGCTGAGCTCCGAGTCGTTCTGCGGGATTTTTTGCTTTAAAAGATCCGTATAGAGACGCGGAGCCGACAGCATGCTTTTGATGTCATGGACGATCGTCGCCGCCTGTACGCCGATAATACCGAATTTGCGAATGAGTTCTTCGCGGTATGTTCTGTCCGCCGTAAAAAAGTTATGGCACATCCATGCAACCACGGCCGCGGAAACAGTCGTTGTCACCAGATCCATCGGCTGCGATTCATACATCCACCGATAGACTTCATCATAGCGATAGATCGAAATGCCTAAGAACGCCGCTGTTCCGACAATCAACAAAATGTTAAAAGGCTTTCGCGGCACCGGAAATAAAAACGAGTATGCCAAAATCATTTCAATGTATGAAAACACATACCATGGTGAGAAGTACTGCCCATGGATATTTGAAACAATGATGTGAATCCCCACCATAATATTCGGCCAGAGACCATATGGATTCATTGGGTACCAAATACAAATACCGAGCAACCAGATTTGCAAAATGACTTTGGTGCCGAGATAAAGTTCTCGGCCTTCGAGTACAGCAGGGTATTCTTGGAAAGTGACAAGGGTGGAAATAACAAAATAGAGCCAGAGACCTACGATGCTGGCTTTTTTATATTTTTCCAAAACTTCTCCTATGGCTCGAAAATATAGCCAACACCACGAACACCTTTGATCATGGTTTTAAAGAAGGGAGCTTTCTTACGGAGATTTGTCAGATGAGTATCCAGGGTATTATCGGCAACATTCATCGAGCCCCAAATAGCTTGCACCAACTTGTCGCGAGACACGACTTGATTTGTGGCTACAATGAGGACATCTAAAATTTTAACTTCAGTTGAAGTCAACATGATCACATCAGGACCGCAGCGGAAAACTCTTCTTTCGCGATCCAGAGACCAAGCATCATTCGACTTACGAGCGAGAACTTCTTTCTTTTTCTTTGTCTCTAGCAAAGCAGCCTGAACTTTAGTCAACGCTGTCTCAAGAGAATAAGGTTTTTCAAGCACATCGAAAACTCGATGCGAGAATGAATCGACGGCGATTTTTTTATCGAGACGTGCACTGATGAGAATGACAGAACACCAAGGCATGTTGTTCGCAATCCAACTTGCAACATCGTGCCCATTGCCATCATTCAAGAAGTAATCAATAAGCACGCAATCGAATTCTTTTGTCTTGAGAATTTGCAGAGCAGAGTTCACGCCTTCAGCGGACACAATATCATAGCCAGCACCAAAAGCAGCAGTTTGCGCTTTGATAAACTCGCGATCGTCGTCAATCAAAAGTAGCGTCGGTAAACTCATGTTCAAAAAAATATATATGAACCAAAGTTCTTCGCGCAAACTTAATTTTGATTATTTACACGAAAGTATAAATACTTGAGTTTTTATTGAGACATCATGATGATCGCTTCGCCTTTTACAACAGTCTCACCAGTTTGCTTTTTCGCAGTGGTATCGACAGTTGCAATTCCTTTTTCTTTGCGAAGACCAGTTATAGTCAATTCTATGTTTACAACATCATCAATGAAAACTGGATTAACAAATTTCAAGTTTTGTCCGAGATAAACCCCACCTTGTCCAATTTTTTCATTCAATGCACGCGAGATCAATGCACCAACGATCATGCCGTGGGCGATGCGACGACCAAAGCGAGTGGTTTTTGCATAATTATCATCGAGATGAATAGGATTGAAGTCGCCAGACATTTCAGCAAACTGACGAACCATTTGGTCAGTCACTTTCACTTCCACATTTGCCTTAAATCCGACTTCTTTATCTCTACCGTTATTACTGAGGGTAACCATGCTTAACGAGCCTTTCTCATTTTTTTTGACAGGCTCTTATAGAAAGCTAAGAAGATGCAACAGGCAAGTCTTTGCCTGTTGCAAAAAGAACACATTTTTGATTTTTTCTTGATGCTATTGCTCTAATTACAGAATATTCGCTGCCAACTCTGCAAGCTCGGAACGCTCACCCTTCGTGAGAGTTACGTGTCCAGCAATTGGATGGCCCTTAAAACGCTCTACTGCGTAGGTCAGACCGCTATTCGCTGAGTCAACGTAAGGGTTGTCGATCTGATAAACGTCGCCCGTCAGAATCACTTTTGTCCCGCGGCCCGCACGGGTCACGATCGTTTTGATCTCATGGGGAGTTAGGTTTTGCGCCTCATCCACAATTAAATATTGTTTAGGAATACTTCGACCACGAATATATGTCAGAGGTTCGATATTCAACATCCCCTGATTGATCAACTCTTGAGCTCGGCCGGAAGCTTTTTTGTCAGCTCCCATTAAGAATTCAACGTTGTCGAAAATCGGCTGCATCCATGGATTGAGCTTCTGTTCAATGTCCCCCGGCAAGTAACCAATGTCTTTACCCATTGGAAAAATTGGGCGCGACACCAAAAGCCTTTGAAAGCGGCCTTCGTCCAAGGTTTTAAACAAACCCGCAGCTAAAGCCATCAAGGTCTTCCCTGTTCCCGCTTTGCCCACCAGTGAAACAAACAGAATGTCATCATTCAACAAACTGTCGAGAGCAAAGGCCTGCTCGACGTTGCGGGCGTGAACGCCCCAAATGCTGTCCGACGGATTGATCAAAGGAATGATCGCTTGATCTGCTTGCGAGTAGCGGCCGATCGCTGAGTGATTCGGATTCGAAGCATCTTTCATGATCACGTACTGATTCGCATAAAGCTTTGCGCCCTCTGGAACGTACTTTTTATCTTTGTAGAAAGCATCGATGCGCTCTGGAGAAATCTCGAGCTCAAGGTAGCCTTCGTACATGTCTTCTTGAGAAACATCCGTCGGCTCATAGTCTTTGGCGAAGATGCCGTAGACGTCGGCCTTAATACGCAGATTGATGTCTTTTGTGATCAATTCTACTTTTGTACGGGGATGTTGCTTCTGCAAAGCAAGAGCCGTGTTCAAGATTCTATTATCTGCTTTGGCCTGATCAAACTCCGGAGGCATCCCTCCGAGCATCAAGTCCGTGCTGATATAAACGACCGTTTCGCTGTTATCAAGCTGCACTCCTTGAGCCAACGAGCCTTTTGCTCTGAGCACGTCCACGAAGCGGCTAAACTGACGGGCATTTCGACCGTTCTCGCCTTGGTCACGTTTGAACTTATCAACTTCTTCAATGACGGAAATAGGAATATGGACGTCTGCTTCGCCGAAGCGAAGAATTGCCTGAGCATCGAAAAGAATGACATTGGTATCAACGACAATTTTTCTGCGTTTGGATTTACTCAACTTTTACCCTCCGTGGATAGCCTACTTCGAAAATGAATCAGGCCTTAAGTCTATTCGACAATAAGGCCTGGCTAATGTCCACGAAAAGGTTTCAAGATTATTGGTTAAAACAAAACCAAAAAATTTCGGCCGTCAGCCGAATAAGCATTACGAGATGTTTGAAACGAGAATGTCACCGTCGTCTTTGCGAAGACCCGCACTCACGTTTTCGATGAACTTAACAAAATGATGAAGCGCAACATCGTTCACGGTGCCTTTTACAAACTGAGCCCCATGGCGGATCACAGCTTCGTCATCCAAGCGGCGAGAATTCAACACAGAGACTGTGAACGGAAAGTAAGTCGTATGATTAAGATATACGCGGAATGCGACTTCCTCCCCTTCGAGGAAGGTCCCCTCTTGAAGTTCGAGATCGAAAGCGATTCCATTTTCTGAGATATCATACAGAGTCACTTTCATGAGACCCTTTTCAGGAAGGACCACGTAAGCACCCACAAACTCAGTCAGGATCGTTCTTTTGACTTCACGGCGATCCTTATTGAGCATTTCTTCACGAGCCACCGTCATATCCAATACAGGAGCGGCCAGCTGTTTTGATTTTTCTGAAGAATTCTGATGCTTTACGCGACTTGTGATATCAATGACCTTTGCCATTTTACCCCCGATGACAACAATCACTTTTCGGCAGAAATCGTTTCAACTTTAGCCGTCATCCTTGGATTTTGGTCCAGGATCGTTTTATAGTGAGACAAGATGAGCATTTTGCGCGCTTTAATCCTCAGCTTGATTGTGCACTCTCTCTTGGTCCTTATCTTGGACAAAGGGGCGCCTTATTTTGAGCCAAAACATGTTGATATCACGACCATCGACTTGGTTGAAAAGCCCGAAACTCCCGCACAAAAAAAAGCTGAAAAGAAAAGCAAAAATGACCGCCAGATTATTCGCCAGGCGTTGGCTCCGAAAGAAGAGCTGAAGGAAGATGACACCGATCTTGCGCGCTTTCTTTCTGCCGACAAACAGCGTGTCCGCAAAGAGATGCAAGCGGCGGCAAGTGGCATGACTCAAAATCGCGCCGCCGGTCAGAAAGACCCTTCAGAATCCAAAGAAGAAAAGCTCAAGCAGCAAAAAGATCCGCGCAAGGAACGTCCGAAGGACTACGATCCCGAGGGAGTCGACATTGCTAAAAACCTGAAAGAGTATGCACAAAGTGTGCAGGATGCTCCGTCCACCATGGGGGATGCGCTTCCACAAGACGTGTCCATCGGTAGCTTCACGGCACTCAATACCGATCGCTACATGTATTACTCATTCTATGCGCGCATCGAAGAGCTCGTTCGTTTCCGTTGGGAAAGCCGCGTTCGCTCCGTCGTCGACTCGTTTGACCGCAATTATATCTTGAGCGTTGTCGGCCGCCGTAACTGGATTACAGCCGTTGATATTTGGCTCACAAAAGATGGCCGCTATCACTCTGCGCATATTTTGAAAGAGTCCGGCATTCAACGTTTTGACCAAGCCGCCGTTTTGGCTTTCAAAGAGGCCGCCATGTTTCCGAATCCCCCTCAGGACATGGTCGAGGACGATGGCTTTATTCATCTCAAATATAGCTTTAATGTCAGCTTCAGACCCTCGGCCGTCGTCCAATCTGAGTAAGACCTAGCTCCAGTCCAGAGGCGAATACGCTCTTTTTTCATTCTGAGTTTTGTTATCCTGAGAGTATGAAAAAGACTCTGCGAATACTGCCATTTCTGATGTTGTTTTTACTGCCGATGGGCGCGCACGCGATGTTTACTGAAGTCGGTCTGACCTATGGTCGCAAAAAAACCACTTTCGATGCCAATAATAATTACGACTCTGAAACGACAACCGCGTCCGTGTCTTTCTATTTCGCAGAAAAGCTCGCGCTTGAATTGAGTTACACTGAAGCCACGGGAATTCAGAATCAACAGGCCTCCGCTGCAGATACTCCTCGCACGATTTATCAAAAAACTCAGATTATAGGCGCCGACCTCATCGTGGTTTTTGCTGATAAGAAAGCCCTGTTCCAGCCTTTTATTAAGGGCGGGATGGCGCAGATCTCACGCCGCCAAGAAATCAAAGACGGCAACTTCCCAACTCAGGTGCTTGAGCCCGATGTCGCCGTGGCTCCTAGTTACGGCTTAGGGATCAAGATTGCCCTCACTGATACCTTCGGCTTGAAGGCGAGCTACAGCGTTTGGCAAACGCCAATTGGTGGTGGCGCCAAGACCAACGACGACGCGGTCTCTGCGGGTATCACATGGATGTTCTAAGGGCCGCTGCGGCTGTCTTGAGTGCCGTGCTACTGTCTTCATGCCAAATCAATTATATTGTTAAATCCGCTTACAATCAGTTTTCGATGATGAATTCTCAGGTCTCGCTGGATGAGGCGCTGAAGGATCCAAAGCTCACTGACGAACAGAAACGCAAAATTCAGCTCGCCCAAAAAGCGCGTGAGTTTGCTGAGACCGAACTTGCACTGAAGCCGACAAAGAACTACACGAAGTTTGTTTTACTCGATCGCCCTTATGTCACTTACGTAGTGAGTGCCGCACCAAAATGGAAACTCGAAGCTTACAAGTGGCACTACCCGATTGTGGGCTCAATGCCTTACAAAGGTTTCTTTAACGAAGAAGATGCTAAAAAAGAGCAAGAGAGCTTGAAAGAAGAAAACCTCGACACTTACATGCGCGGAGTTTCTGCTTACTCAACACTCGGCTGGTTTAAAGATCCTTTATTGTCGTCCATGTTGCAGTACAAGGACTATGACCTCGTCAATACGATTATCCACGAAACCGTTCACGCCACTTTGTACATCAAGCACGAAGCAGACTTTAATGAGCGCATGGCGGTCTTTCTCGGCAACAAGGGTGCTGAGATGTTTTACTTGAAACTGGAAGGGCCGAACTCTCCGACTCTGGCGACGGTTAAGAATGAAAACGGTGATGATAAGCTTTTTTCGACATGGCTCTCTGTGAAATTGAAAGCTCTGCAGGCGTGGTATGAAAATCTGCCGAAAGACCAACAGATTGAAGAAAAGCGTCAAGAGCAGTTCAAACAGCTGCAAGAGGATTTTAAAAAGGAACTTTTGCCACAGCTTAAAACGGATACTTACAAAAAATTCCAGGATATCAAGCTCAACAATGCGCGCTTACTGGTGTACCGCACTTACATGCAAGATCTTGGGGATTTCGAAAAGCTCTATGACAAAGTCGGCGGGGACTTTAAGAAATTCGTCGATGAATGCAAGAGCCTCGAAAAAGAAAAAGATCCTGTGGAAGCTCTCAAGAAAAAGATCGAATAATCTTTTAAAAAATAAAAAGCCCGTTCTCCAAGGACGGGCTTTTTCAATTTCAACTAGAATTTAGGCTGCAATAGAATTAGGTTTCACGAGAGTAAAGCCACCCTCGCCAGTGATCACGAAGAAGTTCTTTCGATTTCTCGAAGCTTCGCATCGCTGGGCGTACGGGAGCCTCCATTTCTGTGTCTTCGATCTTTGCCATGATTTTGTCATGTAAACGATCGAAGTATGCTTGGTTATTTGGGAGTTGCACTTCTTCAAGTACTCCACCCAGTAATTGCTTTCTGTTCATCCTTCGGCCTCCGCATATTGGTTGGTTTCGACCAAGAAGCCCCCGACCTCCTCCGTCCAGGACTTCAAGTCTTGTTGTTCATCAAATACTTCGCGAAGTTTCATCAGAGCATGACGATAGTTCGCTTTTGCAGTGTCATAAGGGCAACCCATGATCTCCGCAATCTCCTTGAAACTGAGATCCTCGTAAACACGCAACACCAGCGCTGTTCTTTGTCTGTCAGGGAGTTTGTCCACTTCTTCCTGCAGCATACCCGCTACAGCTCCGTGAACCATGCCACTTTCGGCTTCAGCACCGACAGCAAGTTGAACATTCTCGATGTCCATCATGTTTTTACGAGAGTCGCGGATTCTGTTGCGTGCATTGTTCACCGCGATTTGGAAGAGCCAGCTTTTGAAACTCGCTCTGCCCTCAAAGCTGTGAAGCTTTTCAAATGCCTTGATGAAGCTTTCCTGCACTACATCTTCCGCCGTATCGAGATCCTTTACGAATCTCAAACTCATTCTCAGAAGTCCTTTCTGATGTCGCTTTACAAGTTCAGAAAAAGATCGTCTGTTACCAGCCTTCACTTCTTCCACCAGCTCAAGATCCGTTTTCATAAGATCTCGCAACATATAGACTCACCTTCTAGGAGTTTCGGTTAATGGGAGCTTCCCCCCTTGTGACCCCTTGCTAAGTTATTGTGCAAGAGCAGTGCCGTGTGCTTTAGAGCCACAATGACTCTAAATATTTGAAATTGTTTACCTTTTAATGATTTCTTGGGTCTAATATAAGAGAAACTTATGCATGATGATTTTCGAGCAGAAACGCATACTTCACGCGGGTAACCTATACTGGCACGCATAATATGTTTCATGAAATGAATAATAAAGCAGGACTTTGGGCTCGTCTGCATGGTGCAAAAAGTAGTGGCCACTAGAGCCTTTTTTTCACTGGAGTCATGGTGACAAAACCCTTGAATCCGCACACAGGCAAAGGCTCTTTTAGGCCACTCGCCGTCTAAAAAATCATCGCAGCCTGCAATTCACAGAGGCCGAAAGTCCGTCTCGGGCCGATTAATGAGATTTCAAGGGAGCTGTTTGGGCTCGAAGGGGCATGTGCCTTGCATTCATAGATCCGTATGAATAAAGCTCTCATTTCTTTAACTACATTCGCTTTGATTCAACTCTTGCCTCTCGCAAGTTTCGCGCAGATGACGTGCGAAAAAGTGTTTCATATTGAGACAAAGACATCCTCAAAGAAAGTATCTAAATTCACAGAGAAGCTTGCGGGATCTCTCCGCGAGCTTAAAAGCTGGGATGATGTCTATACTGCGAAGACAAAACCCACTTGGGAAGACTATCAAACTCTGGCGACACTCATATCTAAGCTCGAAACACAGCTAACAGCAAAAGGTCAAACGCAGCTTCCGAGTCATGAAATAGAGTATTTAAAAGCTGAGTTGCAAGCTTGGGCTTTGCCTTATCACCGCATGGCTAAAAAGCTCTCTGAAAGGCCTTTGGCTGAAGAGGAAATCAATTTCATAGATAGGAACTATGCATTCTTTAAACTCCAACAACGAGTCAATGAACTCGTCGGTTTGAATGTCTTTCCGGACTATTACATAAAACAAGTTCCGCCAGATACCGCGTTGATAGAACAAGGCACTCAAACCGTCAGCAACTTAAAAGCGGCGCAAGGGAAATTGCTCTCTACAACCGGATACAAAAACCCCTCTGAATTGCGAAAGGCCCTCAAGAACCATTCCAAAGCCTATTCGGAGACTCTGAATATGGTCGACGACAAACTGGTCATCGCCATCCACCGTCCTGAAAATGCACGTTTTTGGATTCCTTTGGCTGGCTTTCAAAATCAACGTGTCACAGGTAGTTCTAATGGGTCTTTCAACCCTGACTATAGAAACCAAGTCGAATCTCAGCTTACTTTTCAAAATACTGAGACCTACTCGAAACAAAGCGTCCGCTATATGCCTAATTATGGCGAGGTTCGCCCTGAAGCAGGAACGACATTGTTCGAGCCTAATACTGGTGCCGACCGCTATGGTTCGGATCTTTGGATTGTTAAAAAATCTCTCTACGAGAGCCGTGCAAGCTGGACTCCTCGAGACTCATTTGGGCAACCCCGTGTCCCCAACTTTGAAGCCGCGACTTCTTGGGATCATATGTTTGTACCTTGGACCTCGCGAGAACTCATGGTTCCCTATGCCGTGGGAGACAAAACCGATATTCGCGGAAGCAGATTCACACCTGGTGTGACCGGAGCTAAGTTTCCCCTGAAGGGACACAGTTATGGTAGCAATTATTTCGAAGCACAGATTTGGGGACCACTCTCTTTGAATGACATTGAAGCCTTTCACTTCAAAGTAAACCCACCAAGCAGAGAGCTTTACGACTTGCTTATCTCAAAAGGTATTAAGGTCTACGATGAGCGCACTTTGCCGGCCAAAATCTATACCTTCGAGGCAGAATAGCATCGAACTCATCGATAGGTCCCTTTGGCACACTTAGCGATATTTCAAGAACCACTTCGTGATGAGTTCCGGCGCTTCGCTCAGCCACTGGTGATATGCCAGAGCATCAATCTGCATATCTGTCGGAATCCCCGCTTCTTTAAGTCGTGAGTGATACGACAACATTGTCGTCACAGGTACCACGTTATCAAGTGCCCCATGCAAAAAGAATGTCGGCGGATGATTCGACGGCAAGTCCCTTGGAATGATACACAGCGGGCCGCCACAGGTGGCGTAAGATGCAGATTCAATCGCGAGGGCCTTGAAAACTCCCGGAAAACTCACAGCCATGCGACTTGAGTGATAACCGCCGCTAGAAATTCCCGCCGCGAAAAGTTTATCCATGTTGAGAGGGCCGAACTCGCCAGTTCTCATTTTATTGAGGATCTCAGTCACGAAATAAAAATCTTCTGAAGTTTCGTAGTCAACACCGACGATGTTTGTTTCCCATGCGACACGTGCGAGAGCGCGCGGAGCAATCACTGCAAAGCCATGATCCATCAGGCTTTTAATCAGACGGATCTCGTTAAAGCCGCCAAAAGGCATAAGTTCGCCACGATCAAACTCTACCGCAAAAAAACTGCCTTGATAAATAATCACCGTCGGCCAACCACCTTTTGGTGGATTTCCCTGGGGAATACCGAACTTCACATCGCGAGTGATATCTTTACCTGTGACAGCCAGCGTTTGGTACGGACAATGAATCACCGCGGGGAAACTCGAATCCACAGTACAACCCGAGCGTTTCGCTGCAGCCGCTTGAGCATTTGATACAACCATCATCAAAACCAGAGAAATAATCGCCTTTGTCACCGCAACCTCACTGATTGTGTTGTACCCGTGTTGAAAGCCATAATCCAGTCAGATTTCAGACAGAGTATTCCGATCCGTTCGAATCGGGATATTATCTATTTATGATTCTCAGGTCTATTGCGATCACAGAGTTCTTGAGCGTTCGGCTCATTTTTTCTGCAGGCCTTACCAATCTCATCCCAACAGCCTCCGCCCTCGGCACAATCACCTATTGGGTCTGGAAAAATGAAATCGAAAGCTACCACGAGAATAAAAATAGAAAGTATTGAAATGCCGAACCACTTCAAAAATTTTTTCATTTGCGAGTGCGGGAGCAGTCTTTGACGGCTTTTTCGAATTTGGTGTAAGTCAGTTGCTTGGCTTGCATATTCGCGACGGCGCAGTCGATGGTGACTTGCGAATAGTCTTCGCAGAACTTTTCGGCTTCTTTTTTCTTGGTACTATCCCACCAGAGTTTGGTTTTAAGATCTTGTGCGCACTCACTAACCGTACGCTGATCATTTCCCTGCTGAGCAAAAGAGGTGAGGGAGAAAAAAAGGCTGATAATCAAGATTGAAGTCTTCATTTTTTCTCCCCTCAATAAAAATTGAAAGATAGAACTACTGAGCGATGGTGACGCGGTTACGGCCGCCCTGCTTAGAAGCGTACAAAGCTTTATCCGCGCGATCAAAGAGTTCAGACCATTCAGCATCACTTGTGCTTTTTGTCACAACACCCAATGAGATCGTGACCGGAATCACTTTGCCTTCGTACACAAAAGCGTGCGTCTCAATCGTCTGACGAATACGCTCAGCGATTTCACTCGCCATCTTCGCCGTACCACCTGACAAGATCAGAACAAACTCTTCACCACCATAACGGGCAAAGTAGTCATTTGAACGGATAAGCTTGTTGGTCACAATGCCTGAAAGCTCTTTCAACACGAAGTCGCCGGCGGGATGGCCGTGACCGTCGTTGATTTTCTTGAAATGATCGATATCGAAAACAATCACACTCATCGCTTCGTTCAGAAGCTCAGAACGTTTTACGGCCTCAGGGCCTTTTTCCAACAACGAGCCTTTGCTATAAGCACCGGTCAAAGCATCACGATTGGCTTTTTCGTAGAGAGACTGATTCGTAAGAGCCTCGATGTTTCCTGTCTCGAGGAACTTGAAAACAACGTTGCCCGTTTTGATCTGGTCATTATTCTTTAATTTGCATGGAGCGAGTGGCGGTAACGCCTGACCATTGACGATGGTTTTGTTCGTAGATCCCAAATCGATGATAGAAACTTCACCACCAACGATGGCAAACTTCGCATGCGAGCGGCTTAAGCTCTTGTCATCAATATACACTTGCGTCTCGACAGATCGGCCGATCACAATATCGTTCGAAGAAATTGGGTACTGTTTTCCAACGTATCCCGGAGGACCAATCAAAACCACAACAACGGGAGGTGCCCCGTCCGCAGCTTGAATACGGCCTTTAAAAGTGTCCGAGCTAACTACGCTCGTCTTCTCTGATACATCTCTTGAGTCATCATCGTGATTCATCATAACAGCACCCAGTATAAAGCCCCTCGGACTTTGAAGACAATCTTGGTCTCATCAAGAATTTTTTTGCTAGTCTTTCGCTTAGGGTCCGGTGGAGGCTTTATGACGCCGGACCAAATGCCGGT
The sequence above is drawn from the Bdellovibrionales bacterium genome and encodes:
- a CDS encoding sigma-70 family RNA polymerase sigma factor — protein: MLRDLMKTDLELVEEVKAGNRRSFSELVKRHQKGLLRMSLRFVKDLDTAEDVVQESFIKAFEKLHSFEGRASFKSWLFQIAVNNARNRIRDSRKNMMDIENVQLAVGAEAESGMVHGAVAGMLQEEVDKLPDRQRTALVLRVYEDLSFKEIAEIMGCPYDTAKANYRHALMKLREVFDEQQDLKSWTEEVGGFLVETNQYAEAEG
- a CDS encoding aminopeptidase; translated protein: MNYIVKSAYNQFSMMNSQVSLDEALKDPKLTDEQKRKIQLAQKAREFAETELALKPTKNYTKFVLLDRPYVTYVVSAAPKWKLEAYKWHYPIVGSMPYKGFFNEEDAKKEQESLKEENLDTYMRGVSAYSTLGWFKDPLLSSMLQYKDYDLVNTIIHETVHATLYIKHEADFNERMAVFLGNKGAEMFYLKLEGPNSPTLATVKNENGDDKLFSTWLSVKLKALQAWYENLPKDQQIEEKRQEQFKQLQEDFKKELLPQLKTDTYKKFQDIKLNNARLLVYRTYMQDLGDFEKLYDKVGGDFKKFVDECKSLEKEKDPVEALKKKIE
- a CDS encoding GGDEF domain-containing protein; this encodes MNHDDDSRDVSEKTSVVSSDTFKGRIQAADGAPPVVVVLIGPPGYVGKQYPISSNDIVIGRSVETQVYIDDKSLSRSHAKFAIVGGEVSIIDLGSTNKTIVNGQALPPLAPCKLKNNDQIKTGNVVFKFLETGNIEALTNQSLYEKANRDALTGAYSKGSLLEKGPEAVKRSELLNEAMSVIVFDIDHFKKINDGHGHPAGDFVLKELSGIVTNKLIRSNDYFARYGGEEFVLILSGGTAKMASEIAERIRQTIETHAFVYEGKVIPVTISLGVVTKSTSDAEWSELFDRADKALYASKQGGRNRVTIAQ
- a CDS encoding dipeptidyl aminopeptidase, which produces MMVVSNAQAAAAKRSGCTVDSSFPAVIHCPYQTLAVTGKDITRDVKFGIPQGNPPKGGWPTVIIYQGSFFAVEFDRGELMPFGGFNEIRLIKSLMDHGFAVIAPRALARVAWETNIVGVDYETSEDFYFVTEILNKMRTGEFGPLNMDKLFAAGISSGGYHSSRMAVSFPGVFKALAIESASYATCGGPLCIIPRDLPSNHPPTFFLHGALDNVVPVTTMLSYHSRLKEAGIPTDMQIDALAYHQWLSEAPELITKWFLKYR